The segment TATCAGCCGAAAACTTGTCCATACAAGGTCAGGGATACAATGACATTAAAATGTACGTAAGATACAGagtgatattttattttttgcaattcaGAGTAGACAGGGCAATCCCTCCCACCACAATCGCTTCACTGTATGTGGGATTACAGTTGTTTGGTACGTCGGACGGTGGCAGAAGGGAGGAGGGCCTGACTCAAACTACATTTGAGGGAAGTGCGTATTTTTCGTTAGGCTGTCTGAGGTCTTTGACTTGCCACGAAGACAGTTTCAGCCTTAGGCCTATGTAGCTCAAGAGAAAGACAGTGTTAGCCTAAGTTATGCGTAAACCGTCATTGTTTCTACATTACAATGTACAATTGCTATATTTTCAAATTAGCCTGACAATTATACGTGTAATAATGGGCCTAattaccccccctcccctcccctaacGACAGGGGTGCTGCAGCTGCAGATCAATAGGCCTAGGCCAGATCAATAGGAGCCAGCCTATATGTCTTTTTTAAAAGTGATTCATGAACTCTCTGATGATCTCAGATACTCTCTGTACATAACCCTCTATACTCCTGTCACTGAGACATGTCATCTGGAAAACCTGTATTTATCTAACTATACACTGTTGTACATAATTAAGCTCAATCGTGTCTACATAGGCCTAACTGCACAGAATACTATACTCAACCTGCACTTCGTTATGTAATGCTTCTTTTGCACTTGTGGTTGGATGTCATctcattggctctgtacctgtattctgctaaatgacaatacaTTTTaacctaatctaatctaaatggCTGCCATAAGCAACACAACTCCAGTTCAAATATTTGTGAtatcataaaaacataaaaagaatataaaaatgtgatcATATCCACAGCAGCAGACAATTCCACTCGATTTTATATAGTACGATAATGTAAGGTGCTTTATAGAGCCCTGCTTGGCCATGAATCTTGATGTGAgatgtgaagatgtgtgtgtgggctcaccGAGCAGAGTCCAGGTCTCCATCTCCTCGGCCTCGGAGCTGTGGCTCTCTGGCTGCAGGATGCTCTCCTCCATCACCTCCGTCTCCTGGGAGTCGTGGTGCAGTAGGGGCTGCGCTCGCCTGTTCAGGTGCTCCGACTGCAGGAACAGGTTAGTGGGATAAAGCACATTCAACACTGCACTCTCAAATCCAGAGTACCGCTTAGTCATGGACATCAAGACATGTCATGGTGCACAGAGGGATTGTGTCGTGTGCgtgagttagtgagtgtgtgtgtgtcagtgtgtgtgtgcgtgaagaAAGACATACTgagcttcacttcactgttcACCCCACCCGTGAGGGCTTATGCCGCCGGTggcatacatttttaaaatttaacttgtcatgaatcataagaaaagttaataaaagGATATATGGAGTGTAActgaaaaaaaacgaaaaaaatgaaccgatgagcaaaatgccagcggaccgccagctatgcccccaatgaACCGACAGTGGTCCgacagcctcttgctatctgagaaattgcccaatattttgccactattggtctaaaatgtttttcatttgttcagttatacttcATTTTGGGCCTATATTGTGTACACATTTTTCAACtaagtaggcctaatatttGTACTTTTCACTGACTGTAATATTACATTCAGTAGTCCTAGTTTTATTTCCTGATAAAAGCCAGGGCTAAAAAATATATCTGGCTTCTGCCCACTAGAGCGCCCAACTGTCGACGACTGGCTACTGCACTTTTGTTCCCTAACTCATGTCTTAACGCTTATTAGACTCATTACTCCTTACTTCACATTTCCCCTCTTCAATCCCCGAAAAATATGAGCAAACTCATATAAGAGCAAAGTAGAGTAATTTGCTCACTAGCTTTGACCTTCACTTCGTTCCCATCTCGTTTTTAGCCTATTAGGCTACGTTGTTACACGTAAAATAGCGCAGCTTTCCATAGTAGGCCTAATCACAATTTTTAATTAGCGACAATAAACTCTCCAATGTTTTTTTGAAAACGAGAAAAGACTGATAGGCCTAAACGTAGGCTACATGTCTTTGGTAGCCTatcccagagccatataaagatAGCCTTGGTCTCCTAATTTGCTGCTTTACAATGATGCAATGTCTATAGCCTATCTGGGCCTATGTGACAACCTTTTACAAAACGAGAACAGATTAACAAACGTGTCGCTTTGGGTGGTAAATGTTTCTCGGCTTCATGGTGGTGCAAACCTCATCAAGCAGCATATGtcaatgcattttttatttttcaagcaGCCTAGCTACCAAAAGATTCTAGAGTTAGAATCTTTGCTAGCTACTAttacgtagcctacacacacacagtcacacacactgagtatTCTTAATTCCactccatttcaaaattccactcCAATTCAGAATGTTATCAACGTTCGATGGGTATATAAAGCCACACACTTCTTCAGTATCACACATTCTGAGCACGATTTCACAAAGAGACGAGAGCATTGGTATTACTGCAATTTCTACATGGATCAACTTAGCGAGCATCTGAGAGCAACCCTGAGTCCCGCCGGGGCCGAGGAGCTGCAGCTGTTTCTCGCTGACATGACTGAGGAGGCACAGGAGAAAGAGAACATCCTGAAGGCCACTCTGGAGAAGCTTCTCCAGGATCTCACGGAGATGGAGCATGCCAGGAAGGCGCAGGTGGAGGAGTGGcaaagggaaagggagaggatgGAAGCGGCTGGAGAGGCTAGCAAACGCGATTTACAGGAGAAGCACCGCGACGCCTACTCACGCTTGCAGTCCGATGTGGACAGAAGGGCTGAGGAGcttgagatggagagaaagaaacttGTTGCTCTGGAGAAAGACCACAAGAGGGCAGTGTTCCTCCTGGagatgaaggaggaggaagactaCGACAAAATGATGGCCAAGGAGACAGAGCGCATGATTGCAGAGTCCGCGAGGTGGGACAGATGGaccagagaaagggagagctgCACCTTATCAACGGCTCTGACTGCTGCAATCCTGAAGCAAAGGTTGCTGCAGGAGCTGAAGAGCCATGCAGACAAATGGATGGTGAGAAATGTCACTTTTAACTTGACATTTCACATAGTCTAGTTGATCCTCTAAAGATATGTTCTTTTATCCTACACAACAGaggaaaactgagaaaatgttGTGCTTGTTTTCTCAGGTATCAGGTGAGTCAACTCAAGGAGCCAGTGGCACCGAGAGAGCACCTATGGTTTTTGAAACATGGATGATGAGGGACCAATGGAGGAAACTCCAAGACAACAGGGTGTGCCTCAATGATGGCCTCCAGGTACCTGAACACACAGCTGACATGAAAAAGCTGCAATTAAACAATGACTGCTTAGAACATTAGGCTATAATCTTGATCATTATTAACCTGATTATTAACTTAATCATCATTATTTTTGTTCACAGAGTTTCATCAACCGCAAGCAAATTGAAGACGTCATTGTTCAAGATCAGACGCTCAAGGGAGAGATCGATGTGGAGTTTGATAAAAAGATGGAGCGTCACATGACTGAGGCCCTTAAAAAGCAGGAGAAGCTTAGAGCTGCTGCAATGAAAAAGaaggtgaagttagaggaaaAGACAAGGAAAGCACTGGAGAAAGTCCAGAAGGCTGAGCTGAAGgagaagcagagaaaggaagccaaggagagaaaggaggccGAGAAGCTGGAGaagaagagagcaagagaagagaGGGCCAAGTCCAGCCAGCCCACATTCTGTTGTTGGAGGAAATAATCCACAACAGAGGAGGATGCGAACTGAATAGTTTTctgaattatttatttacattgataataaatattaatatattatttttaatattaactCAATCTTTGCTGGGCTATTTCTGTTCTTTGTTCAAGTAATGAAAAAGATAGTAAGCAATTGTTAAGTATTTTGTTAACATGACTTCTTTCACTTCCACACCTAAGAATCCATAATCCTATGATTTTATAGAGCCTATATCCTGAATATTTTATCTTAGCGGATCAAAATAAATCCACAAATAGGTAATTTAAGAGTAGCAGTGAACTCTACGCTAAACATGGACTCATACAGTTTAAAATTCTCCACCGTACTCATTGAAGTAAGGAGAAGCTTTCTGATATACCCAGACATAAGTCCCCCTGTGACAGATGCCAGCAAGCTCCCGTCTCTTTAATTCATATGTTCTTGTCTTGCCCCTTTCACCACTGCTATTGGACTGAGATTTTAAATATTCTATCTATATTAAATGTACCCTGTGATCCTATTCTCAGACCCTCCACCCAAATACAAGGCTGACTTCATAGCTTTCGCCACTTAGCTAGGAGATTTTTTTTACTGAGATGGAAGTCTTCCACACCACCAACAATCTGTCACTGTCCTATTCTAAGCTAGAGAAAATGAGGGCTGTGCTGCATGGCTCCACCACAAAAGTTTCTAAGATATTGAATCCTCTTCTTGACTTTCTGAAATCCATTCAGTTCCCTTCTGCCACTTTATAATCTACTTCATACTTCTATATAATCTACTTCATACTTTTATTCATATGTTTATACTTACTGTATGTCTCCTGCATATCATGTGAGGAATTTTACATAAGTACACATATTATAACATAGCATTCATATTTACCTTCATTATCAGCAACAGACCTGTAAAGTGACTTTAATATCAATCACAAAggcactttttttctttttttctttttgtttctttgttgtaTTATCTGTAGCGTATTatcattttgttttgtgattCGTCTTTAATTTGTAACCTGTTTAATATCTGTTAGTATGTTTGTACTCCTGAATGAGTGTACTTGAAAGAAGGGTCCAAAGTTTAGCCCACTTAAGACATTGTTCTTTTAGTAACTTTGGCGaggcattgccgtttttgttatAGGCCTATGATCTTAGGTGCGCCTGCCTCAGGTTGGGTTTCTTCATAAAGTTAGGGCAGAGACTCTCCACTGCGTCTACCATGGACTGCAGCAGGTTTAggggatagagacagagaaaaacagtTTACAGTTGTAGAGGTCAATAAGTAATTCAGTTCATactgttaagaaaatgtttcaGGGCTTCAAGCCAGGAAAACTCCTGTGACTTAAGTTATCAGAAGCCCTTATACTATATAGATTGTATGAACCTAAACTCAATTTATCTCATAATCCTGTGACTTGGGTAGGTTTTGAAGTACCTTTGTTCTTCCATGACTCTGCTGACCTCTCCTGCCATAGACTGCAGTTTGTCCTGGATGGGACCCATACAAGGCCCTTCCGCAATCTCTTCATTTCAAGGCGTTGTTAAGTGGTACATGTTAGGCAGTAACTGGAACCAGACAGTGAAAGAGATACAGAGGGCAATATATGGATAGAATAGTAAGTCAAGAAACAGATACAAAAATGACTCAAGTTACTACACAAAAATCATAACTATTAAGCTGGCGCTGACAGAAATAATGTACATCTATAACATACACCTTTCTAGAAACAATATTAGGTGGTTTTAGTGTGGACAGTGCAGTGTCCAGATTTCAACCTTGAATCTCAAACTTAGCCTGTCAATCAGTGCTTTTCACTGTTTTGGAGTTCCTGCATGGCATCTTTCATGAGCCTCTCAGCCACTCTCATGTCCTCCTGGATGGGGTCAGTCTTGGAGTACCTCAGAGAGTTCAGGTGGTCCTGAACCTTCACACACATTCTCGGTACTCAGACATAGAACTGGTAATCAATGTGACAGGTAGGTAAAGGTCAATAAAGGACAGTGAGTGTCAGCTGATTGTGTTTTCTGTTCATGGTTATTAGCCAATCTTTGATTAATAGATTGCTTGGGGTATACCCATCGTCCCTAGACAGCATTGTCTCTCTGAAATGCATTGTTTTAAAACACCATCACTGTACACCAGATGGCAGCATCTCTTCAGCTGTTGTTCCCTTAGCGTCTGTTTAGCATCCTCTTACAAAACCACTTTCCCACTTAAGACGGATCTACCACCGGAGATTGTTCGGTACAGTAGCAATCTACCCATCATTGTGATAGGTTAACACTATAGCCAACTTATATGCAGTGACAGCAATTCTGTCAGTGAATGACCACTTAAATTAAAACAGAGAGTTGTCAATAAATAGGCTCTTGACATAGCTTATGTTTTTAACATAAACATTATATTTTAAGGACCCCATTTCCAGTACTATATTCCAACGAACCTGTACATCTGTATTGTGATTCTTTTTTAAAattcttttttgcttttaatgcGTTTGTTTATATCTTTGGGAAAATGTCAACAAAGGTAATGAAAAGATCTAGCATGTAATCCGATGCATAGAACCTCTGCTTTGTTTGGAAAACACTGCATATAAATTGTTTTTTGAAACCAAACACTACACATCACCCCCTAATTACCCTTAACACAAACCCTTAAAAGTCACCAAGGTGCCTGAGAGGTCTGTTTCTCATTTTGCCCTCCTCTGAAGTTTTTATGATGTAACTATATTGCACAGTCATGATTTTGAGGGTAGAGTTAGAAAAGGTAGATCTCATATCATGCAAACAAATTGTTAGCTGCACATGAAACCACCTGGGAGTGCCTGTTGAGCCTTGGACAGAAACTGAAATCAGTAGCACCATATTTGAACCTCGATCTGTggtcccttcttctcctcctgctcACTCAGcaaatatgtgggagactcgtGCTGTGAGATGGGTATTGCAGGTGTGTGAGGCGCACAGCTGTGAGCCCAGTAAACAGTGCGAGTGGGTGGGTGGCTGCAGACGCACAGATGAAGTGAGAACACAGAGCATTTGGGGCATCACACCCCAGGCCGTGGTAAAGTTTACGGCCCCACTGGAACAGGTAGGAAACCTGGCTTATGGCAATGGGCATGGAAAACTGACCAGCACTCCCccttttccttccttccttctctctctctctctctttctctctttctctctcttttctctctctttctctctctctctttctctctctctttctctttctctctttctctctctctctctctctttctctctctctctctctctctctctctctctctctctttctctctttctttctctctctctctctctctctttttctctttctctcttgttttctctGCTTACTCTTGCAAGCTCTTCATGATGTAAGCAGGTGCTACTGTGTTCATGTTGGACCTCACAGGCATAAATAcgaacatacaaacaaaaaacaaacagcgtAGCTTATTTTCCATCCAAACCGACGTTGCACTCTACTCGCTCCCGACTTTCACCCCTTTTCCCTACTATGTTTTCAACACAATGGTCTGGAA is part of the Alosa alosa isolate M-15738 ecotype Scorff River chromosome 16, AALO_Geno_1.1, whole genome shotgun sequence genome and harbors:
- the LOC125309550 gene encoding vicilin-like seed storage protein At2g18540 — translated: MDQLSEHLRATLSPAGAEELQLFLADMTEEAQEKENILKATLEKLLQDLTEMEHARKAQVEEWQRERERMEAAGEASKRDLQEKHRDAYSRLQSDVDRRAEELEMERKKLVALEKDHKRAVFLLEMKEEEDYDKMMAKETERMIAESARWDRWTRERESCTLSTALTAAILKQRLLQELKSHADKWMVSGESTQGASGTERAPMVFETWMMRDQWRKLQDNRVCLNDGLQSFINRKQIEDVIVQDQTLKGEIDVEFDKKMERHMTEALKKQEKLRAAAMKKKVKLEEKTRKALEKVQKAELKEKQRKEAKERKEAEKLEKKRAREERAKSSQPTFCCWRK